CGCGGTCATGCCCACGCCCAGGTTGTAGGTGAAGCACATGAGCGCGATGATCGTGAACGCCGGTATCACTTCGGAAAGGTCGTCGAAGTTGATGCGCGCGATGGGCGCGATCATGAGCATGCCCACGATGATGAGCGCGGGCCCGTAGGCGTACGAGGGTACCACAGTGAGGAAGGGCGCGAAAAAGAGCGCGAGCAGGAAAAGGATCGCCGTGACCACCGCGGTGAGCCCCGAGCGGCCGCCCGCCTCGATCCCGGCCGCGGATTCGATGTACGCGCCGGCGGTCGAGGTGCCGATAAGCGCGGCCGCCGTCGTCGCGACCGCATCGCAGAGCATGGGCTTCTCGATCTCGGGCAGGTTGCCGTGGGCGTCCAGGAGCTTCGCCTTGAACGAGAGGCCTATAAGCGTCCCCATGGTGTCGATGAAGTCCATGATGAAGATCGTGAGTATCACCGAGAAGAATCCCCAGGTGAACGCGCCCGCGATATCGAGCTGCATGAATACCGGGGAGATGTCGGGCGGCATGCTCACGATGCGGTCCGGTATCCGGATGATGGAAAGATGGGGGGCGGCGGTCTGAATCGCGAACGCGGCCGCGGTCACGCCCAGGATGCCAATGAGCATCGCGGCCTTGACCTTCCTGATCATGAGGAACGCGATGAGGAGGAAGCCGCCTATGGCCAGGAGCACGGTCACGTCGCGGAGGTTGCCCACGTGGACGGGGGCGCCCGGAACCCCCACCGCGACGATGCCCGTCTCGTTAAGCCCTATGAACGTGAGGAAGAGCCCTATGCCCACCGCGAAGGAAATCTTCAGGCTCTGGGGGATCGCCATCGCGAGCCACGAGCGCACGCGGAGCACCGTGATGATGATAAAGAGCACGCCCCCCAGGAAGATCGCGCCCAGCGCCGTCTGCCAGGAAAAACCCAGCACCTTGACCACCGTGTAGGCGATAAATGCGTTTTCGCCCATGTACGGCGCAATCGCGAAGGGCCTTTTCGCGTACACGCCCATGAGCATTGTCCCGATAAACGCGGTGTAGATCGTGGCCGCCATCGAGGCGCCAAAGGGCATGCCCGCGGCCTCGAGTATCTTGGGGTTGACGATGATGATGTAGGCCATCGCGACAAAGGTGGTGAGCCCCGCCATCACCTCCTGCCGTACGCTGGTGCCGAGCTCGTTAAGCCTGAAGTACCTGCTGATCATTCCTCCTCCTCCCGCGCCGCCGCCGCGCGGCGCCTGGGTCGATAGATGCCGGCCGGCGCCGGTGCGTGAACCGGGATTACCACATTGTCCCGGAATTGATTGAAAACTGGACAGTCAATAGGTCTATCCGGACCCTGCGATAATGCGTCTGGTTCGAATCGACGGTGAAGAGCATGCCTCCGAAATATGTGTCGCCCGTATATCCCGCCGCAACGCGCAGGAGCATGGACGGGTTCCACGCCATGACGCGGTTTATCGTTTTCCCCGTGGTATAAAAGCGCTGGTGCTGCACCGCGTCCCCGAACAGGAGCGCCGAGGAGAGAAAGAAGGGTCCGCGGGGAATGCTGAACGCATACCCGCCCGACAGGCCCGTGCTGATAAACCTGAAAGATTCCAGGCCGGACAGTCCCTCGAAGTAGGTCGATTCCGAGGGAAGGATGAGCGAGCGGTCGCTTTCGTTCCGGCTGAAGGTGGAAAAACCCATGAGTATGAACGAGGATGAGATCGCGTGTGCGCGCTCGGTCTGCTGGAACGCGGCGCGATAGGAGAATCGTTCGTCGAAAAAATAATAGAGGTAAAGACCCGCGTTGGTGCAGGTGAGATTCGGCTGCTGGGGATAGTCGTGGTTCACGGGATTGCGCAGGGAGTCCCTGGGCACGTAAAAGCCGTGGTACCGCTTCCAGCTCGCCTCCGCCCCGAACGAGCGGCGGAAGTAACTGCCTTCCACCGCGTAATAATCGGACTGCCCCTTGTCCTCCACGCCCCGGGACCACGGCGCGTCCACGCTGAACCCAAGCGCGGCCCCGAGATAGCTTGTTCGTATGCCAAGGTCCCACGTCACGTTGGTCTCGTAGGGAATTTCATGCTCGCTGTCGGTTTCGGAGATGCTGAAGGTATGACTCTGGCGGGAGAGGGCGGCACTGATACTCACCGCGTCCGCGATGCTTGCGGCTTCATCGGAAGCCTGCGAGACCGTCGCGGTCATGACAAGGATCGCCATGCAGAGTATAGGGGCCATTTGTCTCATCGATACACACCCTCCGCGGCCGGGGCGCGGTAATTCCAGTATGGTGACTTTTCGAGCCGTAATGTCAACAATTTATGGCGCGAAAATTCCGTGTTTGACTTTTCTTCGGCAGATAGTATAGTTTTTCCATGCAAACCGAGATAACGAAACGAGAAAAGCTGTTAGTTGGGAATGGCAGGCTCACCAGAC
This genomic stretch from Spirochaetota bacterium harbors:
- a CDS encoding NCS2 family permease codes for the protein MISRYFRLNELGTSVRQEVMAGLTTFVAMAYIIIVNPKILEAAGMPFGASMAATIYTAFIGTMLMGVYAKRPFAIAPYMGENAFIAYTVVKVLGFSWQTALGAIFLGGVLFIIITVLRVRSWLAMAIPQSLKISFAVGIGLFLTFIGLNETGIVAVGVPGAPVHVGNLRDVTVLLAIGGFLLIAFLMIRKVKAAMLIGILGVTAAAFAIQTAAPHLSIIRIPDRIVSMPPDISPVFMQLDIAGAFTWGFFSVILTIFIMDFIDTMGTLIGLSFKAKLLDAHGNLPEIEKPMLCDAVATTAAALIGTSTAGAYIESAAGIEAGGRSGLTAVVTAILFLLALFFAPFLTVVPSYAYGPALIIVGMLMIAPIARINFDDLSEVIPAFTIIALMCFTYNLGVGMTAGFVIYPLIMLFSGKLRQVTSGAWFLCAMSVLFFIFYPYS
- a CDS encoding DUF4421 domain-containing protein; its protein translation is MRQMAPILCMAILVMTATVSQASDEAASIADAVSISAALSRQSHTFSISETDSEHEIPYETNVTWDLGIRTSYLGAALGFSVDAPWSRGVEDKGQSDYYAVEGSYFRRSFGAEASWKRYHGFYVPRDSLRNPVNHDYPQQPNLTCTNAGLYLYYFFDERFSYRAAFQQTERAHAISSSFILMGFSTFSRNESDRSLILPSESTYFEGLSGLESFRFISTGLSGGYAFSIPRGPFFLSSALLFGDAVQHQRFYTTGKTINRVMAWNPSMLLRVAAGYTGDTYFGGMLFTVDSNQTHYRRVRIDLLTVQFSINSGTMW